From Roseateles sp. SL47:
ACAAGAAGTCGCTGACGCTGAGCCTGGAAGGCCACACCGACGAACGCGGTGGCCGTGAGTACAACCTGGCCCTGGGCCAGAAGCGTGCGGAAGCCGTGGCCAAGTCGCTGACCCTGCTGGGCGTGGCGTCGAGCCAGGTCGAGCCGGTGAGCTTCGGCAAGGAACGTCCGGCTGACAACGGTCACACCGAAGAAGCCTGGGCCAAGAACCGTCGCGTCGAACTGCGGGACAAGTGAGATGAGCATGCTGCGTTTTCCCCGTTTCTCCACGCTGATGCTGGGCGTGGCCCTGGCCTGGACCGCTGCCGGTCCGGCGCAGGCCGCGTTGTTTGAGGACGATGAGGCCCGCAAGGCCATCCTGGACCTCCGAGCCAAGCAGACGCAGACCGAGGAAGCGCAGCGTGCACGAATCGAGCAGCTCCAGAACCAGCTGGCCACCGTTCAGCGGGGCCTGCTGGATCTCTCCGGCCAGATCGACGGGCTTCGCTCCGAGATCGCCAAGCTGCGTGGCCAGAATGAACAACTGGCCCGCGACCTGTCGGAAACCCAGCGCAAGGTGTCCGACCAGTCCGCCACCCTGGACAACCGCCTCCGTCCGCTTGAGCCTCAAAAGGTGTCCGTCGACGGCAAGGAATTCCAGGCGGATCCCGAAGAAAAGCGGCAGTTCGATGCCGCGATGGGCCTGATTCGCAACGGCGACTTCAACGAAGCCGTGTCGGCCTACTCCTCTTTCCTGCAGCGTTATCCCGCCAGCGGCTACGGTGACACCGTGCGTTTCTGGCTGGGTAATGCGCAATATGGCAAGCGCGACTACAAGGGCGCGATTGCCACCTTCAAGGCGTTTGTGGCGGGTAACCCGGACCACCCGCGCGCGCCTGAAAGCCTGCTGGCCATTGCCAACTGCCAGGTGGAGCTCAAGGACAACAAGAGCGCCCGCAAGACCCTGGACGACCTGATCAAGGCCTATCCGAACTCCGAGGCGGCCCGTGCCGCCAAGGAGCGGATCGCTTCGCTGCGCTGAAGCGCGCGGCATGATTCCGAGAAGCCGGTGTGTCTGCCGGCTTCGTGACCGAAGCCCCGCCGGACACCCAGCGGGGCTTTGCTGCTTCTGAGACGATGATCGGCATGACCGAGACTGCCCTCCCTTCCGCCGCCCCTCAGGGTGAATTCGATGCCGACAGCGAACGACGCTTCGGCGGCCTGCAGCGACTGCACGGCGAGCGGGACTATCGCCACCTGCGTGCCGGCCGCTTTGCGGTGGTCGGCCTGGGCGGGGTAGGGTCCTGGGTGGTGGAGGCCTTGGCGCGCATGGGAGTGGCCCGGCTGGTGCTGATCGATCTGGACCATGTGGCCGAATCCAACATCAACCGGCAGGTGCAGGCACTGGGCAGCACGCTGGGCATGGCCAAGGCCGAAGCCCTGCGCCTGCGGGTGGCAGACATTCACCCGGGCTGCGAAGTCATCACGATAGAAGAGTTCGTGGATGATGATAACTGGCCGGCGTTGCTGGGCGACGTGGCCATTGATGGCATCGTGGACGCCTGTGATCAGGTCCGGGCCAAGGCGCAAATTGCAGCCTGGGCTCGCAAGAAGAAGCTGGCTCATCTCTGCGTCGGGGCGGCGGGTGGCAAGCATCGTCCGCAGGATGTGGAAGTGTTGGACCTGTCCGAGACCACGCACGACCCCTTGCTCGCGAGCCTGCGCCAGCGGCTGCGCAAGCATCATGAGCTGCCGAAGCAGGGCGCCATGGGCGTGCGGTGTGTGTTCTCGCGCGAACCAGTGCGCCGCCCTGACGAGTCCTGCAATGTGGATGGCAGCCTCAATTGCCACGGCTACGGCTCCAGCGTGGCGGTGACGGCAGGCTTCGGCATGGTGGCTGCAGCGGACCTTGTGGCGCAGTATTTGAAGGCACTTGCGCGGCGCGAAAAAAGCGCTCTATAATCTGCGGCTCTGCTGAGGGGCAAACACCTCGAAGAGTAAGAACAAGTGGTGCGAAAGCTGGGCTTTTTGCGGTCAAGCACGAAAGTCAAGACACATAAAGTCAAGCACGCATCACGAGCGGGTCGTTAGCTCAGTCGGTAGAGCAGCGGACTTTTAATCCGTTGGTCGCAGGTTCGAATCCTGCACGACCCACCATGTTTTGAAGGCTTTGGTATTCAAGCATGGGGCATGTGTGGATAGTTCGCGGTTTCCTCGAGTTCTCGTAGAAGTCTGCGGAATATTTACGAAAGATGACGTCGGCAGGCCATAATATGATTCATAATATGGTTTGCAGTGGATCCAGGGGCTCTTAGCTCAGTTGGTAGAGCAGCGGACTCTTAATCCGTTGGTCGAAGGTTCGAATCCTTCAGGGCCCACCACTCCAGACGTTTCAGGCATACACCCTCGTGGCATTCCCGCGAGAGGTTGCAGCCACATACCGAATATCGGGCTCTTAGCTCAGTTGGTAGAGCAGCGGACTCTTAATCCGTTGGTCGAAGGTTCGAATCCTTCAGGGCCCACCAACATTCTCAATGGCGCGCAGTAAAGGTATCGTTCGGCAGTAGTTTCTGCCCTACCGAGCTACCGAGTTCAGCGCCCGTTGATACCCCGAAAGGGCACAGCTTGCTGTGCCCTTTTTTGCATTTGGGCGCCTAGCGCCAGCGGGTTGCCAAACCCCCGCAGTTTCGAGGCCAAGCCCCCTGGGCTAGACTGACGGCCTACATTGAGGTAACCATGTCCCAGATTCAAGAAGCCACTCTGCTGGCCGCGCTTCAACAGGTGATTGACCCCAACACCGGCCGTGACCTGGTCACGACGCGTCAGCTCAAGAACCTGCGTGTGCAAGGCGACTCCGTCAGCTTCGATGTGGAGCTGGGTTATCCCGCCGCCAGCCAGATCGACGGACTGCGCGCCGCCCTCGTGGCCGCCGCGCGCAGCGTGGCCGGTGTGGGCAATGTGAGCGTCAGCATCACCAGCAAGATCATTGCCCATGCGGTGCAGCGTGGTGTGCAGTTGCTGCCCGGTGTGAAGAACATCATCGCGGTGGCCTCCGGCAAGGGTGGGGTGGGCAAAAGCACCACCGCCGCCAACCTGGCGCTGGCCTTGGCTGCGGAAGGCGCCCAGGTCGGCCTGCTGGATGCGGACATCTACGGCCCCAGTCTGCCCCTGATGCTGGGCATCCAGGGCCGCCCGGAAAGCACTGACGGGCAGACCATGGAGCCGCTGGTCTCTCATGGCCTGCAGTTGATGTCCATCGGTTTCCTGGTGGAAGAAGACCAGGCCATGGTGTGGCGCGGGCCCATGGCCACCCAGGCGCTGGAGCAGTTGCTGCGCCAGACCCGCTGGCGCGACCTGGACTATCTGGTCATCGACATGCCGCCTGGCACCGGAGACATCCAGCTGACCCTGTCGCAACGCGTGCCGGTGAGCGGGTCCATCATCGTGACCACCCCGCAGGACATCGCCCTGATCGATGCCAAGAAGGGCCTGAAGATGTTCGAGAAGGTGGGCGTGCCCATCCTCGGCATCGTTGAGAACATGGCTGTGCATGTGTGCAGCCACTGCGGCCATGCCGAGCACATCTTCGGCAGCGGCGGTGGCGAGCGCATGGCGCAGCAGTATGGGATGGAGCTGCTGGGCTCGTTGCCCCTGGCCCTGTCCATCCGCGAGCAGGCGGATAGCGGCAAGCCCACCGTGGTGGCCGAGCCGGACAGCGCACACGCCGCTGCCTACAAGGCGATTGCACGCAAGGTGGCGGTGAAGTTGGCGGGGCAGGCCAAGGATTATTCTTCCAAATTCCCCACCATCACCATTTCCAAAACCACCTGAAGCCAAGCCGCCTGAACCCAAGCCAACTGAGCGCGTCCGAACTTTTCAGCCGCGTCGGTTTACCCGCTCTTCAGCCCGTCTGCAGCGGGTCAGGTTTTGCCTGAGTTAGAGGCTTGGTTTTTGTGCGGTGCAGTAAAGATTTGGCGTCGTTCCGGCCCCACAAACACAGCCCCAGGCGCT
This genomic window contains:
- a CDS encoding tRNA threonylcarbamoyladenosine dehydratase, whose product is MTETALPSAAPQGEFDADSERRFGGLQRLHGERDYRHLRAGRFAVVGLGGVGSWVVEALARMGVARLVLIDLDHVAESNINRQVQALGSTLGMAKAEALRLRVADIHPGCEVITIEEFVDDDNWPALLGDVAIDGIVDACDQVRAKAQIAAWARKKKLAHLCVGAAGGKHRPQDVEVLDLSETTHDPLLASLRQRLRKHHELPKQGAMGVRCVFSREPVRRPDESCNVDGSLNCHGYGSSVAVTAGFGMVAAADLVAQYLKALARREKSAL
- the apbC gene encoding iron-sulfur cluster carrier protein ApbC, with the translated sequence MSQIQEATLLAALQQVIDPNTGRDLVTTRQLKNLRVQGDSVSFDVELGYPAASQIDGLRAALVAAARSVAGVGNVSVSITSKIIAHAVQRGVQLLPGVKNIIAVASGKGGVGKSTTAANLALALAAEGAQVGLLDADIYGPSLPLMLGIQGRPESTDGQTMEPLVSHGLQLMSIGFLVEEDQAMVWRGPMATQALEQLLRQTRWRDLDYLVIDMPPGTGDIQLTLSQRVPVSGSIIVTTPQDIALIDAKKGLKMFEKVGVPILGIVENMAVHVCSHCGHAEHIFGSGGGERMAQQYGMELLGSLPLALSIREQADSGKPTVVAEPDSAHAAAYKAIARKVAVKLAGQAKDYSSKFPTITISKTT
- the ybgF gene encoding tol-pal system protein YbgF translates to MLRFPRFSTLMLGVALAWTAAGPAQAALFEDDEARKAILDLRAKQTQTEEAQRARIEQLQNQLATVQRGLLDLSGQIDGLRSEIAKLRGQNEQLARDLSETQRKVSDQSATLDNRLRPLEPQKVSVDGKEFQADPEEKRQFDAAMGLIRNGDFNEAVSAYSSFLQRYPASGYGDTVRFWLGNAQYGKRDYKGAIATFKAFVAGNPDHPRAPESLLAIANCQVELKDNKSARKTLDDLIKAYPNSEAARAAKERIASLR